In a genomic window of Wyeomyia smithii strain HCP4-BCI-WySm-NY-G18 chromosome 1, ASM2978416v1, whole genome shotgun sequence:
- the LOC129728384 gene encoding uncharacterized protein LOC129728384 produces MVVLNKPDLQQVNLLRIANLDHITKLRRDHTTLQHTTTGFLILFVAMTLGIAIRTMKKQLGWCITQRETSAEKTQHLQPQQNTQKFLFTTTNDHISNSNIPVEYTEEIIGQIIEHLDKIANTIQLKPEEDSSRFETNLH; encoded by the exons ATGGTAGTTCTCAACAAACCCGATCTCCAACAAGTAAACCTGTTAAGAATCGCAAATCTGGATCATATCACAAAGTTACGAAGAGACCATACAACACTACAACACACCACGACTGGATTCCTGATTCTATTCGTAGCCATGACCCTAGGAATAGCAATTCGGACCATGAAGAAACAGCTTGGATGGTGCATCACACAACGAGAGACATCTGCGGAG AAGACCCAGCACCTGCAACCCCAACAAAACACGCAGAAGTTCCTCTTTACAACAACCAACGACCACATTTCCAATTCTAACATCCCCGTCGAATACACCGAAGAAATCATCGGACAGATCATAGAACACCTCGATAAGATCGCTAACACCATACAACTCAAACCCGAAGAGGACAGCTCGAGATTCGAGACGAATCTCCATTAG